In Colwellia sp. M166, a genomic segment contains:
- a CDS encoding SpoVR family protein — MTKRKALNDDSDWTFAKLELYQTEIARVAQHYRLDTYANQIEVITAEQMMDAYASVGMPIGYNHWTFGKKFIQTEQNYKRGQMGLAYEIVINSDPCISYLMEENSITMQALVMAHACYGHNSFFKGNYLFKSWTDASSIIDYLLFAKKYIADCEHKHGIEDVETCLDACHALMNHGVDRYKRPQKISIEAEIKRQKERESYLQSQVNLLWRTTANSTCESKARKAQFPSEPQENLLYFIEKNAPLLKPWQRELVRIVRKISQYFYPQKQTQVMNEGWACFWHYTILNHLYDEGLVTDKFMLEFLHNHTNVVAQVEYNSRYYSGINPYALGFNMFIDIRRICENPSEEDKIWFPEIAGSNWLDTVHFAMENFKDESFISQFLSPKLMRDFKLFHLHDDSDKNYIEVGAIHNKSGYQKIRTMLSEQYNLSNIEANIQIINADISGDRSLTLRYIPHQQVNLADSKDEVLKHLYYLWKFEVKLLQEDKQGVDQIIAQCPKPDELTKKKATI; from the coding sequence ATGACTAAGCGTAAAGCACTTAACGATGACAGTGACTGGACATTTGCCAAACTTGAATTGTACCAAACTGAAATTGCTCGGGTCGCGCAACATTATCGTTTGGATACTTACGCCAATCAAATTGAAGTGATCACTGCCGAGCAAATGATGGACGCATACGCAAGTGTCGGTATGCCTATTGGTTACAATCATTGGACCTTTGGCAAAAAATTCATTCAAACTGAGCAAAACTATAAACGCGGACAAATGGGCTTAGCGTATGAGATCGTCATAAACTCAGACCCATGTATTTCATACTTAATGGAAGAAAACTCTATCACCATGCAAGCACTGGTTATGGCGCATGCTTGCTATGGACATAACTCATTTTTTAAAGGCAATTATTTATTTAAATCATGGACCGATGCGAGCTCAATTATTGACTACTTATTATTTGCCAAAAAATATATTGCTGACTGCGAACATAAGCATGGTATTGAAGATGTTGAAACTTGTCTTGATGCCTGTCATGCCTTAATGAACCATGGTGTTGATCGTTATAAAAGACCACAAAAGATATCAATTGAAGCAGAAATAAAACGCCAGAAAGAACGAGAGTCTTATCTACAATCACAAGTCAATCTCCTGTGGCGAACGACTGCCAATAGTACCTGTGAAAGCAAAGCCAGAAAAGCGCAATTTCCGTCAGAGCCGCAGGAGAACCTGCTTTATTTTATCGAAAAAAATGCCCCCTTATTAAAACCTTGGCAACGGGAGTTAGTACGTATTGTACGGAAAATATCACAGTATTTTTATCCGCAAAAGCAAACTCAAGTGATGAATGAGGGTTGGGCTTGCTTTTGGCACTACACCATTTTAAATCATTTATACGATGAAGGTTTAGTGACAGATAAATTTATGCTCGAGTTTTTGCATAATCATACTAATGTTGTCGCGCAAGTTGAATATAATAGTCGTTACTATTCAGGGATAAACCCCTATGCGCTCGGCTTTAATATGTTTATCGATATTCGAAGAATATGTGAAAACCCAAGTGAGGAAGATAAAATTTGGTTTCCTGAAATAGCGGGCAGTAATTGGCTAGATACTGTGCATTTTGCCATGGAGAACTTCAAAGATGAAAGCTTTATCAGTCAATTTTTATCACCAAAATTAATGCGTGACTTCAAACTATTCCATTTACATGATGACAGTGATAAAAACTACATTGAAGTGGGAGCTATTCATAATAAAAGTGGCTATCAGAAAATTCGCACTATGTTATCTGAACAATATAATTTAAGTAATATAGAAGCGAATATTCAAATCATTAATGCCGATATTAGTGGCGACCGTTCATTAACGCTACGCTATATCCCACATCAGCAAGTAAACTTAGCTGACTCTAAAGATGAAGTCTTGAAGCACCTGTATTACCTGTGGAAATTTGAGGTAAAACTACTACAAGAAGATAAGCAAGGCGTCGACCAAATCATTGCTCAATGCCCAAAGCCCGATGAATTGACGAAAAAAAAGGCAACTATTTAG
- a CDS encoding YeaH/YhbH family protein: MSNFIDRRLNSKNKSTVNRQRFIRRYKSQIKKAVSEAVNKRGVTDITSGENITITKKDLTEPIFHQGTGGIKDRVHPGNDQFTTGERIARPPQQQGQGGGQGDASDSGEGNDDFVFSISKDEYLNLLFEDLELPNLEENQLDKMTNYKTVRSGYCPKGVISNIDIVKSLQGSIARRIAMTADKRRQLKALEEALILLEQDRHENTREKNKLKKNIDIIKDKINRVPFIDSFDLRYRNYAKQAVPTSKAVMFCLMDVSGSMDQATKDIAKRFYILLYLFLTRTYETIDVVYIRHHTKAKEVDEHEFFYSPETGGTIASSALELMLEIIAQRYNEKEWNLYGAQVSDGDNWTDDSPRCQQLMREHILPKTRYFSYIEISQRAHQSLWQQYAQIADHNDAFSIEHIKTLEDIYPVFRALFKKKNIQTA, from the coding sequence ATGAGCAACTTTATCGATAGGCGCTTAAATAGTAAAAACAAAAGCACGGTCAACCGTCAGCGCTTTATCAGGCGCTATAAAAGCCAAATTAAGAAAGCGGTTTCTGAAGCCGTGAATAAGCGTGGTGTAACCGATATTACCAGTGGTGAAAATATTACCATTACTAAAAAAGATTTAACTGAGCCCATTTTTCATCAAGGTACTGGTGGAATTAAGGATCGTGTTCACCCAGGTAATGACCAATTTACCACCGGCGAACGTATTGCCCGTCCTCCTCAGCAGCAAGGCCAAGGCGGCGGACAAGGTGATGCCAGTGATTCAGGTGAAGGCAATGATGATTTTGTTTTTTCTATTTCCAAAGATGAATACCTAAATTTACTTTTTGAAGACCTGGAGCTACCAAATCTAGAAGAAAATCAGTTAGATAAGATGACTAATTATAAAACTGTACGCTCGGGTTATTGTCCAAAAGGCGTTATATCAAATATTGATATTGTAAAATCATTACAAGGTTCAATAGCACGCAGAATTGCCATGACAGCAGATAAGCGACGTCAACTTAAAGCCTTAGAAGAAGCGTTAATATTATTAGAGCAAGATCGACACGAAAACACACGTGAGAAAAACAAACTGAAAAAGAATATTGATATCATTAAAGATAAAATTAATAGAGTCCCTTTTATTGACTCGTTTGATTTACGTTATCGCAATTACGCTAAACAGGCGGTACCCACTTCCAAAGCGGTAATGTTCTGCTTAATGGATGTATCCGGTTCAATGGATCAAGCAACGAAAGATATAGCCAAGCGTTTTTATATTCTTTTATATCTGTTTTTAACCCGTACTTATGAAACTATTGACGTGGTCTATATTCGTCATCATACCAAAGCAAAAGAAGTTGACGAGCATGAGTTCTTTTATTCGCCAGAAACTGGGGGCACTATCGCATCAAGTGCGTTAGAGCTGATGCTTGAGATTATAGCCCAACGCTACAATGAAAAAGAATGGAATCTTTATGGCGCTCAGGTCTCTGACGGCGATAATTGGACTGATGACTCACCGCGTTGCCAACAATTAATGCGCGAGCATATCCTACCGAAAACGCGCTACTTTAGTTATATCGAAATTAGCCAGCGTGCACATCAAAGTCTTTGGCAGCAATATGCGCAAATTGCTGATCACAATGATGCCTTCTCAATTGAGCACATTAAAACACTAGAAGATATTTACCCGGTGTTTAGAGCATTGTTTAAGAAGAAGAATATCCAGACAGCCTAA
- the sodB gene encoding superoxide dismutase [Fe], protein MAIELPALPYAMDALAPHISQETLEFHYGKHHNTYVVKLNGLIEGTDFEGKSLEDIVKSSSAGVFNNAAQIWNHTFYWNSLSPNGGGEPTGALADAINANFGSFAEFKAKFTDSAINNFGSSWTWLVKNADGSLAIVNTSNAATPLTDEGVTPLITVDLWEHAYYIDYRNLRPSYMEGFWALANWDFAAANFA, encoded by the coding sequence ATGGCTATCGAATTACCCGCACTACCATATGCAATGGATGCACTTGCACCACATATTTCACAAGAAACTTTAGAGTTTCACTATGGTAAGCACCACAACACGTATGTTGTAAAATTAAACGGTCTTATCGAAGGTACTGATTTCGAAGGAAAGTCTTTAGAAGATATCGTTAAATCATCTTCTGCAGGTGTTTTCAATAATGCTGCACAGATTTGGAACCATACTTTTTACTGGAATAGCTTAAGCCCTAACGGCGGCGGCGAGCCAACAGGTGCATTAGCAGACGCTATTAATGCAAACTTTGGTTCATTTGCAGAATTTAAAGCAAAATTCACTGATAGCGCTATCAATAACTTTGGTTCTAGCTGGACTTGGTTAGTGAAAAACGCTGACGGCAGCCTTGCTATCGTTAATACTTCAAATGCAGCTACACCATTAACTGATGAAGGTGTTACACCACTGATCACAGTAGATTTATGGGAACATGCTTACTACATTGATTACCGTAACCTTCGCCCAAGCTACATGGAAGGTTTTTGGGCACTAGCTAACTGGGATTTTGCGGCGGCAAACTTCGCTTAA
- a CDS encoding Grx4 family monothiol glutaredoxin gives MDTIERIKEQISDNTILLYMKGSPKLPSCGFSSQASQALMSCGEKFAYVDILQNPDIRAELPKYADWPTFPQLWVDGELVGGCDIIMEMYQQGELQTLITESAAKHGSEESSE, from the coding sequence ATGGACACTATCGAACGTATTAAAGAACAAATCAGTGACAACACTATTCTCCTTTACATGAAGGGTTCACCAAAGTTACCTAGCTGTGGTTTTTCTTCACAGGCTTCTCAAGCGCTAATGTCGTGTGGTGAAAAGTTCGCTTATGTTGATATCTTACAAAATCCTGATATCCGTGCTGAATTACCAAAATATGCTGACTGGCCAACATTCCCACAACTATGGGTTGATGGCGAGCTTGTTGGCGGTTGTGACATTATTATGGAAATGTATCAGCAAGGTGAATTACAAACCTTGATCACTGAATCTGCCGCTAAGCATGGCTCAGAAGAAAGTTCTGAATAG
- a CDS encoding peroxiredoxin, with protein MSVLVGRSAPDFTAAAVLGSGEIVESFNLAQAIKGKKAVVFFYPLDFTFVCPSELLAFDHRMEEFKSRGVEVIGVSIDSQFSHNAWRNTAVNDGGIGPVQYTLVADVKHEICKAYDVEHPEAGVAFRASFLIDEEGNVRHQVVNDLPLGRNVDEMIRMVDALQFHEDHGEVCPAGWNKGDKGMTATTEGVAAYLTDNADKL; from the coding sequence ATGAGTGTATTAGTAGGTCGTTCAGCACCAGACTTTACCGCAGCAGCAGTTTTAGGTTCAGGTGAAATTGTTGAAAGCTTTAACCTAGCACAAGCTATTAAAGGTAAAAAAGCCGTAGTATTTTTCTACCCACTTGATTTTACTTTTGTATGTCCTTCAGAGTTGTTAGCATTCGACCATCGCATGGAAGAATTCAAAAGCCGTGGTGTTGAAGTTATTGGTGTTTCAATCGATTCACAGTTCTCTCATAACGCATGGCGTAACACAGCGGTAAACGATGGTGGTATTGGTCCAGTTCAATACACTTTAGTTGCTGATGTTAAACATGAAATTTGTAAAGCGTATGACGTTGAGCATCCAGAAGCTGGCGTTGCTTTTCGTGCTTCATTCTTAATTGATGAAGAAGGTAATGTACGTCATCAAGTGGTTAATGACTTACCACTAGGTCGTAACGTTGATGAAATGATCCGTATGGTTGATGCTTTACAATTCCATGAAGATCACGGTGAAGTTTGTCCTGCAGGCTGGAACAAAGGTGATAAAGGTATGACAGCAACTACTGAGGGTGTTGCAGCTTACCTTACGGATAACGCAGATAAGCTTTAA
- a CDS encoding OmpA family protein — MKKIITLVILSLFTLHSHAGIRQYRADIENSTWQLTDDSRLQCTLSHQIPRYGEAKFYSSANRKMNMEFELEMMRLPDSYSLAEVRSEAPNWRPGVAGRVLADMKLHKQFSPSLPKKIAWNMLNELDQGMSPTFYYNDWYSDNDKITVGLSTARFQKAYQAFVSCVGNLLDFSFDDISYTVLNYQFGSDKLTKSSQKRMNMIVEYLSLDSELELVLIDGYSDSYGGRNTNLKMSERRANKVRELIVSRGIDASRIEANGYGEKRHVASNATIIGRSKNRRVVIRMEQP; from the coding sequence ATGAAAAAAATTATTACACTAGTTATTTTATCATTATTTACTTTGCATTCACATGCTGGAATTAGGCAGTATCGTGCTGATATTGAAAATTCAACTTGGCAATTGACCGATGATTCTCGACTGCAATGTACCTTGTCACATCAAATTCCACGTTACGGCGAAGCAAAATTTTATAGCTCGGCAAATCGTAAGATGAATATGGAATTTGAATTAGAGATGATGCGACTGCCAGACAGCTACTCTTTAGCTGAAGTTCGTTCAGAGGCGCCTAATTGGCGACCTGGCGTTGCTGGCCGAGTACTTGCTGATATGAAATTACATAAACAGTTTTCTCCTAGTTTACCGAAAAAAATTGCTTGGAATATGCTGAATGAGCTTGATCAAGGCATGAGTCCAACATTTTATTATAACGACTGGTATAGCGATAATGATAAAATCACCGTCGGTTTGTCTACCGCTCGCTTTCAGAAAGCTTATCAAGCGTTTGTAAGCTGCGTTGGCAACTTACTTGATTTTAGCTTCGATGATATTTCTTATACCGTACTCAATTATCAATTTGGCTCTGATAAGCTGACGAAGTCGTCGCAAAAGCGCATGAATATGATTGTTGAGTACTTGTCACTTGATTCTGAACTTGAATTGGTATTAATCGACGGTTATTCAGATAGTTATGGTGGAAGAAATACTAACTTGAAAATGTCAGAACGTCGGGCTAATAAAGTTAGAGAGCTGATTGTCAGTCGTGGTATTGATGCCAGTAGAATTGAAGCAAATGGCTATGGTGAAAAACGCCATGTCGCCTCTAACGCCACAATTATTGGTCGCAGTAAAAATCGTCGCGTTGTTATCCGTATGGAACAGCCTTAA
- the fadR gene encoding fatty acid metabolism transcriptional regulator FadR gives MVIKAHSPAGFAEQYIVESIWNGGFPPGTILPAERELSELIGVTRTTLREVLQRLARDGWLTIKHGKPTKVNNFWETSSLNILETLAQLDQEGIPDLVDNLMSARTNISAIYVRGAIKNNPEKTIELLSAIEDVEDNGEAFAEFDYKLNKELVVASGNSIYLLILNGFRGLYSRLGSLYFAHPRGREITRIYYKNLIELAKAGQFDESVFAVRKYGVESGKLWLELKDEVLKELAE, from the coding sequence ATTGTTGAATCTATTTGGAATGGTGGATTTCCACCGGGTACTATATTACCCGCTGAACGTGAATTGTCAGAACTGATAGGTGTCACAAGAACGACGTTAAGAGAAGTGTTGCAGCGATTAGCACGTGATGGCTGGTTAACTATTAAACATGGTAAGCCGACTAAAGTGAATAATTTTTGGGAAACCTCTAGCCTTAATATCCTTGAAACCTTAGCGCAACTTGATCAAGAAGGCATCCCGGACTTAGTTGATAACTTAATGTCAGCACGTACCAATATTAGTGCTATCTATGTCCGTGGTGCGATTAAAAATAATCCTGAAAAAACTATTGAGCTATTATCAGCAATTGAAGATGTAGAAGATAATGGTGAAGCTTTTGCAGAATTTGATTATAAACTCAATAAGGAATTGGTTGTTGCATCAGGAAATTCTATTTATTTGTTGATTTTAAACGGCTTTAGAGGCTTATACTCACGCTTAGGTAGTTTGTATTTTGCCCATCCACGTGGACGTGAAATCACCCGTATCTACTATAAAAACCTTATCGAACTCGCTAAAGCCGGTCAATTTGATGAGTCGGTATTTGCGGTGAGAAAGTACGGTGTAGAGTCAGGTAAACTTTGGCTTGAATTAAAAGATGAAGTATTAAAAGAGCTTGCTGAATAG
- the rnt gene encoding ribonuclease T, whose protein sequence is MSDNSKTTHIKAEKNLLSQRFRGYFPVVIDVETAGFNAQTDALLEIAATTLTLDEDTGQFSLDETIHFNVEPFEGANLEPAALEFTGIDPTNPLRGAVDEKKALTETFKLIRKKMKAAGCQRAIMVAHNASFDLGFVNAAIERCLIKRSPFHPFVSFDTTTLSGLALGQTVLAKACATAQIDFNNNEAHSALYDTEKTAELFCYIINKWQQLGGWPLADIADDSETPTLTT, encoded by the coding sequence ATGTCTGATAATTCCAAAACTACTCATATCAAAGCTGAAAAAAATTTACTCTCTCAACGCTTTCGAGGTTACTTCCCTGTCGTTATTGATGTTGAGACTGCCGGTTTTAATGCCCAAACCGATGCGCTGCTAGAAATAGCAGCAACAACTTTAACGCTAGATGAAGATACTGGGCAGTTTAGTTTAGATGAAACCATACACTTCAATGTTGAGCCATTTGAAGGCGCTAACCTAGAGCCAGCAGCTTTAGAATTTACCGGCATCGACCCAACAAACCCATTGCGCGGTGCTGTTGATGAAAAAAAAGCGCTTACCGAAACATTTAAGCTTATTCGTAAAAAAATGAAAGCGGCAGGATGCCAACGCGCGATTATGGTGGCACACAACGCTTCTTTTGATTTAGGTTTTGTTAATGCAGCTATCGAGCGTTGCTTAATTAAACGTTCACCTTTTCATCCATTTGTCAGTTTTGACACCACAACGTTATCAGGCTTGGCATTAGGTCAAACAGTTTTAGCAAAAGCTTGTGCTACTGCACAAATAGATTTTAATAATAATGAAGCCCATTCAGCGTTATACGACACAGAAAAAACTGCCGAATTATTTTGTTATATTATCAATAAGTGGCAACAATTAGGCGGCTGGCCTTTAGCTGATATTGCTGACGATAGCGAAACCCCAACATTGACAACTTAA
- a CDS encoding PrkA family serine protein kinase codes for MSIFQHFQSRYDEAQEECYSIQDFLSLCRNDPMTYASAAQRLLKAIGQPEMIDTSNEPCLSRIFSNRVIARYPAFKEFYGMEEAIEQIVAYLTHASQGLEEQKQILYLLGPVGGGKSSLAEKLKALIQQEPIYVLSANGERSPVNDHPFCLFDAHTDGKILQQEYNIPGRYLSTIMSPWIAKRLHEFKGDISKFEVIKIYPSILDQIAVAKTEPGDDNNQDISALVGKVDIRQLEHFAQNDPDAYSYSGALCRANQGLMEFVEMFKAPIKVLHPLLTATQEGNYNPTEGLSALPFNGILLAHSNESEWQAFRNNKNNEAFLDRVYIVKVPYCMRVSEEVKIYQKLLTNSELNNAQCAPDTLETLAQFSVLSRLKDPENSSIYSKMRVYDGESLKDTDPKAKSYQEYRDYAGIDEGMSGLSTRFAFKILSRVFNFDHLEVAANPVHLFYVLEQQIEREQLPNEVSARYLEFIKGYLSPQYIEFIGKEIQTAYLESYSEYGQNIFDRYVIYADFWIQDQEYRDAETGQLFDREALNNELEKIEKPAGISNPKDFRNEIVNFVLRAKANNNGKNPLWTSYEKLRTVIEKKMFSNTEDLLPVISFNTKTSNDDQQKHDDFVERMMTKGYTKKQVRLLSEWYLRVRKSS; via the coding sequence ATGAGCATATTCCAACATTTCCAATCACGCTACGATGAGGCACAAGAAGAGTGCTATTCAATACAAGACTTCCTTAGTTTATGTCGCAATGACCCCATGACTTACGCAAGTGCCGCGCAACGTTTATTAAAGGCCATTGGTCAGCCAGAAATGATAGATACCTCGAATGAACCGTGTTTAAGCCGAATTTTCTCCAATCGCGTCATTGCCCGCTACCCAGCATTTAAAGAATTCTATGGCATGGAGGAAGCAATAGAGCAAATTGTTGCTTATTTAACTCACGCCTCACAGGGCTTAGAAGAACAGAAACAAATTCTTTATTTACTCGGCCCTGTTGGCGGTGGGAAATCGTCATTGGCTGAAAAATTAAAAGCCTTAATCCAGCAAGAGCCCATTTATGTGCTGAGTGCGAACGGCGAGCGCAGTCCGGTCAACGATCATCCCTTTTGCTTATTTGATGCTCATACTGACGGTAAAATTTTGCAACAAGAATACAATATTCCAGGCCGATACCTCAGTACTATCATGTCACCTTGGATCGCAAAGCGTTTGCATGAATTCAAAGGCGATATCAGCAAATTTGAAGTGATAAAAATTTACCCTTCTATTCTTGACCAAATTGCGGTCGCTAAAACCGAGCCTGGCGATGATAACAACCAAGATATTTCAGCCTTAGTAGGTAAAGTAGACATTCGTCAATTAGAGCATTTTGCCCAAAACGATCCTGACGCCTACAGCTATTCAGGTGCGTTATGTCGAGCCAACCAAGGATTAATGGAGTTTGTTGAAATGTTCAAAGCACCGATCAAGGTGCTACACCCTCTGCTAACGGCAACACAAGAAGGTAACTACAATCCTACCGAAGGGCTTTCTGCTCTGCCATTTAATGGCATATTATTGGCGCATTCCAATGAGTCTGAATGGCAAGCCTTTAGAAATAATAAAAATAATGAAGCATTTTTAGATCGGGTTTATATTGTTAAAGTCCCCTACTGTATGCGAGTGTCAGAAGAAGTTAAAATTTATCAAAAACTACTCACCAATAGTGAGTTGAATAATGCTCAATGCGCACCAGACACCTTAGAAACCTTAGCGCAATTCTCGGTGCTGTCACGCTTAAAAGATCCCGAAAACTCTAGTATCTATTCTAAAATGCGTGTCTACGACGGTGAGAGTTTAAAAGATACCGATCCGAAAGCAAAGTCCTATCAAGAGTATAGAGACTATGCCGGTATCGACGAAGGTATGTCAGGACTTTCGACACGCTTTGCCTTTAAAATTTTATCCCGTGTGTTCAATTTCGATCATTTAGAAGTTGCGGCAAATCCGGTACATTTATTTTATGTCCTTGAACAACAGATAGAGCGAGAACAATTGCCTAACGAAGTCAGTGCTCGTTATTTAGAATTTATTAAAGGTTACTTATCTCCGCAATATATTGAGTTTATCGGTAAAGAAATTCAGACCGCCTATTTAGAGTCTTATTCTGAATATGGCCAAAATATTTTTGATCGCTATGTGATTTATGCTGATTTTTGGATCCAAGACCAAGAATACCGTGATGCTGAAACCGGACAATTGTTTGACCGCGAAGCACTTAACAATGAATTAGAGAAAATAGAGAAACCTGCTGGGATTAGTAATCCAAAAGATTTCAGAAATGAAATTGTCAATTTCGTCTTGCGTGCTAAAGCCAATAATAACGGTAAAAATCCCTTATGGACCAGCTACGAAAAACTGCGTACGGTTATCGAGAAAAAAATGTTCTCAAATACTGAAGACTTATTACCGGTTATTTCCTTTAACACTAAAACATCCAACGACGATCAACAAAAACATGATGACTTTGTTGAACGTATGATGACCAAAGGCTACACAAAAAAACAAGTCAGATTGCTTTCTGAATGGTATTTACGGGTAAGAAAATCATCTTAG